One window of the bacterium genome contains the following:
- the dacB gene encoding D-alanyl-D-alanine carboxypeptidase/D-alanyl-D-alanine-endopeptidase produces the protein MRRRSFGQGWVLLLLGLIASSVDASETIDRALAAPGLKSARLSVLVVDRESGEPLYSRHPNRPLVPASNQKLLTAVAALATWGPTHRFETEVLAPGPVGAHGELAALYVRGAGDPSMTSEQWWRLAADLRALGVVRIRGPLVLDDRALDDERWHPSWQPISARAYHAPVGALSANYGAFRVRVAPGAKLGEAARVTLDPPVPYLELRSQARTGPSGSPAALTVDRVALGTAEEVRVSGSLPFGGDAKDVYRSVAHPTRYAAAVLRQQLAANGIALEGATRRAPVPEDAQPLMAFEGFALGRIVTLFVKNSNNMIAEALVKLLGRGSASEPGTWPRGLAAMRAQLTSMGIDLEGMRLADGSGLSRDNRVSARVLVEVMRAADQRFEMAPDLLAALPIAGRDGTLKKRASTTRDRMRGKTGLLTGVTALTGIAQTAGGRDVVFSILANGYTRGDRAAMNAVDAFAEAVVGESW, from the coding sequence ATGCGGCGACGATCGTTCGGACAGGGTTGGGTGCTCTTGCTCCTCGGGCTCATCGCTTCGAGCGTCGATGCCTCGGAAACGATCGATCGGGCCCTGGCGGCTCCGGGCCTGAAGAGTGCGCGTCTCTCGGTGCTGGTGGTCGATCGCGAGAGCGGTGAGCCGCTCTATTCCCGGCACCCGAATCGGCCGCTGGTGCCGGCTTCGAACCAGAAGCTGCTGACCGCCGTCGCCGCCCTCGCGACCTGGGGCCCCACCCACCGCTTCGAAACGGAAGTGCTCGCGCCGGGGCCGGTAGGGGCCCACGGCGAGCTTGCCGCACTCTATGTGCGGGGTGCCGGCGATCCCTCGATGACCTCCGAACAGTGGTGGAGGTTGGCGGCCGATCTTCGTGCGCTCGGCGTCGTCCGGATTCGTGGGCCGCTCGTCCTGGATGATCGGGCCTTGGATGACGAGCGCTGGCATCCGAGTTGGCAGCCGATTTCCGCGCGCGCGTACCACGCACCCGTTGGCGCCTTGTCTGCGAACTACGGAGCGTTCCGCGTGCGGGTCGCGCCGGGTGCCAAGCTGGGGGAGGCGGCCCGAGTCACCCTGGATCCCCCTGTTCCGTATCTGGAGCTCCGCAGCCAGGCGCGTACCGGTCCATCCGGTAGCCCTGCGGCGCTGACGGTGGATCGGGTTGCGCTCGGAACCGCCGAGGAAGTGCGCGTCTCCGGCTCGCTTCCCTTCGGCGGGGACGCGAAGGACGTCTACCGCTCGGTTGCGCACCCCACACGCTATGCCGCGGCCGTGCTACGCCAGCAGCTCGCCGCCAATGGGATCGCATTGGAGGGGGCGACACGGCGAGCACCGGTGCCAGAAGATGCGCAACCCCTGATGGCTTTCGAAGGGTTTGCGCTGGGTCGCATCGTCACGCTCTTCGTGAAGAACAGCAACAACATGATTGCCGAAGCCCTCGTGAAGTTGCTTGGCCGCGGGTCTGCAAGCGAGCCCGGAACCTGGCCGCGCGGGCTAGCCGCCATGCGTGCACAGCTCACGAGCATGGGAATCGACCTGGAGGGGATGCGTCTGGCCGACGGTTCCGGGCTCTCTCGTGACAACCGGGTCTCGGCCCGCGTTCTTGTCGAGGTCATGCGGGCCGCAGATCAACGCTTCGAAATGGCTCCGGATCTGCTCGCGGCCCTGCCCATTGCGGGACGGGATGGCACCTTGAAGAAACGCGCATCGACCACGCGAGATCGGATGCGTGGAAAGACGGGGTTGCTGACCGGCGTCACCGCCCTGACCGGGATCGCCCAGACTGCAGGCGGGCGCGATGTGGTCTTCTCGATTCTTGCCAACGGCTACACCCGTGGCGACCGTGCGGCCATGAACGCGGTGGATGCGTTCGCTGAGGCGGTGGTTGGCGAGAGCTGGTAG